In one window of Ferriphaselus amnicola DNA:
- a CDS encoding FG-GAP-like repeat-containing protein, with product MKPQIMPIHFRHFVKRLGVALGVATLLIAQSAEAVFFTPGQFGVSPTGAANYSIPIALPPGTAGMAPSVAINYNSQGGNGLLGVGWSLSGLSAITRCPKTMAQDGVRKTVQYDASDRYCMDGQRLVSTSGVYGANGTVYRTERESFSRITSYGASGTPTTGPAYFTVETKAGLTMVYGNSVDSKIVQQGKTNIQVWALNKVVDSKNNYYTITYQDNSATSGEFYPTSIDYTGNTVTGLLPYNSVRFVYEARPDSTTLYDADGSTIKSTVRLNNIQTFAKVNGANVLVKDYRLDYAVSPASKRSRLTTLRECDGVITSATATCLPPTTVGWDATGDAVGNAVATQVQGGAGWNSIPHRYSGDFNGDGKPEMLVQNGSIGTSAYKCAGLDQAATFTCTALTIPSSQFPGHVTVGDFNGDGYDDIFSNGKLCHGPALTACVATGMPAAGGGLQTVPYQFYNGTVNVSANVQSSDYDSYVADVNNDGKLDLIYYQATGYDYISTTLMSEVRFERGYCLGPDLKTCNSVQLGSRPLGYTASVNWFLLYGVKPVGTGNVTVGDFNADGVSDLLYEFGGNTYRCSGTTVGVGGCSIIANAGWGGALDFLSGDYNGDGISDLFLAGSSASYFCPGPGIATANNCVQVATGDWKSPHIYPGDYNGDGITDLMVVGTGSAHLCAGPGISVASPTDTLLSKCTSKFTGNWFASDLRPGDYDGDGTTDLLLIDDASRKFVETGAGKADRVASFTNGLGASTNIIYKPLTDTTVYVKGAGSVYPVVDIQAPMYVVSNVASSNGIGGTVGTSYNYSYARVHQNGGGFLGFNVVRSCDTNVTPNICTQTTYTQDYPHQGLAKQVLKFAKNATVLPYLNLVTNTWSYATNAALGAIYHVPQLIKTQEVSYELGSGGTVQGAAITNVTTSNTYDPYGNPTLITVAANNPATPSVVFTKTTTNTYNNDTVNWYLGRLTGATVTSTIP from the coding sequence ATGAAGCCTCAAATCATGCCTATTCACTTCCGCCACTTTGTAAAACGACTCGGAGTCGCCCTGGGGGTAGCCACGCTACTCATCGCGCAAAGTGCCGAGGCGGTCTTCTTTACCCCGGGTCAGTTTGGTGTCTCGCCCACGGGGGCGGCCAATTACAGTATTCCGATCGCACTTCCACCTGGTACAGCCGGTATGGCTCCGAGCGTGGCTATCAACTACAACAGCCAAGGTGGTAATGGTCTATTGGGCGTGGGCTGGAGTTTATCGGGATTATCTGCCATCACCCGTTGTCCGAAGACGATGGCGCAGGATGGTGTCCGCAAAACGGTGCAATACGACGCATCGGATCGTTATTGCATGGATGGGCAACGTCTAGTTTCGACCAGCGGCGTCTATGGGGCGAATGGCACCGTTTATCGCACCGAGCGAGAAAGTTTTAGTCGCATTACCTCCTACGGAGCCAGTGGTACACCCACTACGGGACCCGCGTACTTCACGGTGGAGACCAAGGCCGGTTTGACCATGGTCTATGGCAACTCGGTGGACTCCAAGATCGTCCAGCAAGGCAAAACCAATATTCAAGTCTGGGCACTCAACAAAGTGGTGGATAGCAAGAATAACTACTACACCATTACTTATCAGGATAACAGTGCAACCAGCGGAGAATTTTACCCGACCAGCATTGACTATACCGGTAACACAGTGACCGGCCTGCTGCCGTACAACTCTGTACGCTTCGTATATGAAGCGCGGCCGGATAGCACCACGCTTTACGATGCAGACGGCAGCACGATCAAGAGCACCGTTCGCCTGAATAATATCCAGACCTTTGCGAAGGTCAATGGCGCAAATGTGCTGGTGAAAGATTATCGTTTGGACTATGCCGTCAGTCCGGCATCAAAACGATCCAGACTAACTACTCTCCGTGAGTGTGATGGAGTGATTACGTCAGCGACGGCAACTTGTTTGCCCCCGACCACCGTGGGTTGGGATGCAACGGGGGATGCCGTTGGTAATGCGGTGGCGACACAGGTACAGGGTGGTGCGGGTTGGAACTCCATACCTCATCGGTATTCAGGTGACTTCAATGGTGACGGAAAGCCGGAGATGTTGGTCCAGAATGGCTCGATTGGCACCTCTGCATATAAGTGTGCTGGACTGGATCAGGCGGCCACATTTACCTGTACTGCACTCACGATTCCATCGAGTCAGTTTCCAGGCCATGTAACAGTCGGGGACTTCAATGGTGATGGCTATGATGACATTTTCTCGAATGGAAAGCTGTGCCATGGTCCTGCACTGACAGCCTGCGTGGCAACGGGTATGCCAGCGGCTGGCGGCGGCCTGCAAACAGTTCCCTACCAGTTTTATAACGGCACGGTGAATGTAAGTGCGAATGTGCAGTCGTCGGACTACGACAGCTATGTGGCTGACGTGAATAACGATGGCAAGCTGGATCTGATTTACTACCAAGCCACTGGATACGACTATATTTCCACTACTCTAATGTCAGAGGTGAGATTTGAGCGGGGGTACTGTCTCGGTCCCGATTTGAAGACGTGCAATTCGGTTCAGCTTGGATCAAGGCCACTTGGATACACAGCAAGTGTGAATTGGTTTCTTTTGTATGGAGTGAAGCCAGTAGGTACTGGGAATGTCACTGTGGGTGACTTCAATGCTGATGGTGTATCCGATCTGCTGTATGAGTTTGGAGGTAATACCTATCGGTGTTCTGGAACGACTGTCGGTGTCGGTGGATGTTCGATCATTGCCAATGCAGGCTGGGGTGGTGCCCTTGACTTCCTTTCCGGTGACTACAACGGAGATGGTATCAGTGACTTGTTCTTGGCGGGCTCATCTGCTAGCTATTTCTGCCCTGGACCAGGCATTGCGACGGCGAACAATTGCGTACAAGTTGCGACCGGTGACTGGAAATCACCTCATATTTATCCGGGGGACTATAACGGAGATGGCATTACCGACCTGATGGTGGTGGGGACGGGCAGCGCCCATCTTTGTGCTGGGCCTGGAATTTCTGTCGCAAGCCCGACCGACACGTTGCTGAGTAAATGCACCAGCAAGTTTACGGGCAACTGGTTTGCTTCGGACTTACGCCCAGGTGATTATGATGGCGACGGAACCACAGACCTATTACTGATCGACGACGCGTCACGCAAATTTGTTGAAACTGGAGCGGGCAAGGCGGATCGGGTAGCTTCGTTTACGAATGGCCTGGGAGCCTCCACCAATATCATCTACAAACCTCTAACGGATACAACGGTGTACGTAAAGGGCGCCGGTTCCGTGTATCCGGTGGTGGATATCCAGGCACCGATGTACGTAGTGTCGAATGTTGCGAGTAGTAACGGTATCGGCGGTACGGTAGGTACCAGCTACAACTACAGTTACGCCAGAGTCCACCAGAATGGGGGTGGGTTCCTCGGGTTCAATGTCGTTCGATCCTGTGACACCAACGTCACGCCGAATATCTGCACGCAGACAACCTATACCCAAGACTATCCCCATCAAGGCTTGGCAAAGCAGGTGCTTAAGTTCGCCAAGAATGCGACGGTGCTTCCCTATCTGAATCTGGTCACGAACACTTGGAGCTATGCAACTAACGCAGCGCTGGGTGCCATTTATCACGTACCGCAACTGATCAAAACGCAGGAAGTGAGCTACGAGTTGGGGAGTGGTGGCACGGTGCAAGGTGCTGCGATTACCAATGTCACGACCAGCAACACCTACGACCCGTATGGCAACCCCACCCTGATCACGGTTGCGGCGAACAATCCAGCGACACCGAGTGTCGTGTTCACCAAAACCACGACCAATACTTATAACAACGACACCGTCAATTGGTACCTAGGCCGACTGACCGGTGCGACGGTCACCAGCACCATCCCGTAA
- a CDS encoding type II secretion system protein: protein MRQSARGFTLIEVAVTAAIIGLLATLAVPLVETTLRHDKEKDLRAALWQIRAALDAYKKAWDQGRVVQNIGDSGYPPSLITLVEGVEDQKDPSHRKIHFLRRIPRDPLNTDPTLTPEQTWGKRSYDSPADTPKEGADIFDVYPLETSKGSNGIPYRAW from the coding sequence ATGCGTCAGTCCGCACGCGGCTTTACCTTGATCGAAGTGGCGGTCACCGCTGCGATCATCGGCCTGCTGGCGACGCTCGCTGTCCCCTTGGTGGAAACCACCTTGCGTCATGACAAGGAGAAAGATCTGCGTGCAGCACTCTGGCAGATACGTGCTGCGTTGGATGCCTACAAGAAAGCTTGGGATCAAGGTCGTGTCGTACAAAACATCGGCGACTCTGGCTATCCGCCGAGTTTGATCACCCTAGTCGAAGGCGTCGAAGATCAAAAGGACCCCTCGCATCGCAAGATTCATTTCCTGCGCCGCATCCCACGCGATCCGCTTAACACTGATCCGACCCTGACACCCGAACAAACCTGGGGTAAGCGCAGCTACGACTCGCCTGCCGACACACCGAAGGAAGGGGCAGACATATTCGATGTCTATCCACTGGAAACCAGTAAAGGCAGCAATGGCATCCCGTATCGCGCTTGGTAA
- a CDS encoding type II secretion system protein, whose product MMEQRMRSGSCTRQQGITYVAVLILIAILGLVTASIGVVWSTVRQQEREEELILIGEQYIQAIGLYYQHSPGTVKRYPMTLQDLLKDDRFMVPQHHLRKLFTDPMTRKQEWGLVRAEDGGIAGVYSLSEAKPRKTGEFDEAMAGFTQAKRYADWRFTYRPPVTTAPSPLPAA is encoded by the coding sequence GTGATGGAACAGCGTATGCGCAGTGGTAGCTGCACTCGGCAGCAAGGCATTACCTATGTGGCCGTCCTGATTCTGATCGCCATTCTTGGCTTGGTGACCGCGTCCATCGGCGTGGTCTGGAGCACGGTGCGGCAACAGGAACGCGAGGAAGAACTGATACTGATCGGCGAGCAGTATATCCAAGCCATCGGCCTGTATTACCAACACAGCCCGGGTACGGTAAAACGCTACCCCATGACGCTGCAAGATTTACTCAAAGATGACCGCTTCATGGTGCCACAACACCACCTGCGCAAACTGTTCACCGACCCGATGACCCGCAAGCAGGAATGGGGGTTGGTGCGTGCTGAGGATGGCGGCATTGCTGGCGTGTACAGCTTATCGGAGGCAAAACCGCGTAAAACCGGGGAATTCGACGAGGCGATGGCCGGTTTTACTCAAGCCAAACGATACGCTGACTGGCGTTTCACCTACCGTCCTCCGGTGACGACCGCACCCTCGCCCTTGCCGGCGGCATGA
- a CDS encoding cohesin domain-containing protein, with protein MTRLHRSILYLGLIATLVGCSAMRLHREGENLLNEGQMEAGLAKLEQATKEDPSNLKYRTEYLNRRDSILNQLVITANSEREAGHFDAAENYFQTVLRIDVNNSRAKAGIQDVERSRKHATLLDEARELYKKSDAEGALQKLQFISVEDPNHRGMKALKQEIEEARAKVMLATPTLNGLYKKPVKLEFRDAPLSMVFDMLSRSTGINFILDKEVRTDLRTTLVVRQAALDDVVNLLLTTNQLEKKILSNNIVLIYPNSSTKTREYQDLMVKAFYLENCDVKQAMTMVKSLLKTREIFVDEKLNMMVMRDTPDAIRLAEKMVAMLDLAEPEVMLEIEVLEVNRTRLLDMGIQYPQQMTLAPLANAGGGALTLRDLRNINSSRIGATFPNTTLNAQKVDTDVNLLANPRIRTRNREKAKIMIGDRVPVITTTSTATGFVADSVQYLDVGLKVEVEPNIYLQDDVAIKVALEVSSIVSQITSKNGTQAYQIGSRNASTVLRLKDGETQVLAGLISDSERETANKIPGLGDLPLAGRLFSNHRNDHQKTEIVLSITPHLVRTIKRPDIAASEFWSGSDAALRTTPLMLQPFSKPASEERVSAPHSRKMEPVAATPAAKEDRAAAQPATLAGLTWQGAKEVKKGEEFQLALRLKTDGGLRSLPFQMGFDPAVVRVLKVEEGEFFRQNNGQSSFTHHIDIENGKIFVGAVRAGSDAVAGEESLALITFKAVKPITETSIRLLAATPVSGGDKQPELSLPDDHLLSIKE; from the coding sequence ATGACGCGTCTTCATCGTTCGATCTTATACCTAGGCCTAATCGCCACCTTGGTCGGATGCAGCGCCATGCGTCTGCATCGCGAAGGCGAGAACCTGCTGAATGAAGGTCAGATGGAAGCGGGACTCGCCAAGTTGGAGCAAGCGACCAAAGAAGACCCGTCGAATCTGAAATACCGCACGGAATACCTTAATCGCCGCGACAGCATCCTCAATCAACTCGTGATCACGGCCAATAGTGAGCGAGAAGCTGGCCATTTCGATGCGGCCGAGAACTATTTCCAGACGGTACTGCGTATCGATGTGAACAATTCCCGAGCCAAAGCTGGCATACAGGACGTCGAGCGTTCCAGAAAGCATGCCACATTGCTTGATGAAGCGCGCGAACTGTACAAAAAATCAGATGCAGAGGGTGCTCTGCAAAAGCTCCAATTCATCTCGGTGGAAGACCCCAATCATCGGGGGATGAAGGCATTGAAGCAAGAGATCGAAGAGGCGCGCGCCAAAGTGATGTTGGCCACGCCCACCCTCAATGGCCTGTACAAGAAACCCGTCAAACTCGAATTCCGTGATGCGCCGCTGTCCATGGTGTTCGACATGCTATCCAGATCGACGGGCATCAACTTCATTCTGGACAAGGAAGTGCGTACCGATCTGCGTACCACGTTGGTGGTGCGTCAGGCGGCGCTGGATGATGTGGTCAACTTACTGCTGACCACCAACCAATTGGAAAAGAAGATCCTCTCCAACAACATCGTACTGATCTATCCGAATAGCTCAACCAAGACGCGCGAATATCAGGACTTGATGGTCAAAGCCTTCTATCTGGAGAACTGTGATGTGAAGCAAGCCATGACCATGGTGAAGTCACTACTCAAGACCCGAGAGATCTTCGTCGATGAAAAACTCAACATGATGGTGATGCGCGATACGCCCGATGCGATCCGACTGGCCGAGAAGATGGTCGCCATGCTGGATCTGGCTGAACCGGAAGTGATGCTGGAGATCGAGGTGCTGGAAGTGAATCGCACCCGCTTACTGGATATGGGTATCCAATATCCGCAGCAAATGACCTTGGCTCCTTTGGCTAATGCCGGCGGGGGTGCCCTGACCTTGCGCGATCTGCGTAATATCAACTCCAGCCGTATCGGTGCCACCTTCCCCAATACCACCTTGAATGCACAGAAGGTCGATACCGATGTCAATCTGCTGGCCAATCCGAGAATCCGCACCCGGAATCGTGAGAAGGCCAAGATCATGATCGGCGATCGCGTACCGGTGATCACCACTACCTCGACGGCTACCGGCTTTGTGGCTGACAGCGTGCAATATCTGGATGTCGGCCTCAAGGTCGAAGTGGAGCCCAATATTTACTTGCAGGATGATGTCGCCATCAAGGTCGCGTTGGAGGTTAGCTCGATTGTCAGCCAGATCACCAGCAAGAACGGTACACAGGCCTATCAGATCGGCTCACGCAATGCCTCGACCGTGTTGCGCCTGAAGGATGGCGAGACCCAAGTGCTGGCGGGGTTGATCAGTGACAGCGAACGCGAGACCGCCAACAAGATTCCTGGCTTAGGTGATCTGCCACTGGCGGGGCGACTGTTCTCCAATCACCGTAACGACCATCAAAAGACCGAGATCGTCCTGTCGATTACCCCGCATCTGGTCAGAACCATCAAGCGACCGGATATCGCCGCTTCCGAATTCTGGTCCGGCAGTGATGCGGCGCTGAGAACCACGCCGCTGATGCTGCAACCTTTTAGCAAACCGGCCAGCGAAGAGCGCGTTAGCGCCCCCCACAGTCGGAAGATGGAACCAGTGGCTGCCACGCCTGCGGCCAAGGAAGATCGTGCGGCTGCTCAGCCGGCGACTCTGGCTGGTTTGACTTGGCAAGGGGCCAAGGAAGTCAAAAAAGGTGAAGAGTTCCAGCTTGCCTTGCGACTCAAGACAGATGGTGGATTGCGTAGCCTGCCGTTCCAGATGGGATTCGATCCGGCGGTGGTGCGTGTACTCAAGGTCGAAGAAGGCGAGTTCTTCCGGCAGAACAATGGGCAGAGTAGCTTTACTCATCACATCGACATTGAGAATGGCAAAATCTTCGTCGGCGCTGTACGCGCTGGATCGGATGCCGTAGCCGGAGAAGAAAGCTTGGCGTTGATCACCTTTAAGGCCGTCAAGCCCATCACGGAGACTTCGATTCGCCTGCTGGCAGCGACCCCTGTTTCGGGAGGTGACAAGCAACCCGAACTCAGTTTGCCCGACGATCATTTGCTGTCGATCAAGGAGTAA
- a CDS encoding type II secretion system protein, translating to MASRIALGKGFTLIELLVVMTILSLLLTLATPRYFGSVERAKEEILRSDLATLRQMVDKYYGETGQYPAELNDLVTHRYLRAIPEDPMTGSATTWVLVPPEDPQQGAIYDVKSGAPGKARDGTAYAQW from the coding sequence ATGGCATCCCGTATCGCGCTTGGTAAAGGGTTCACCCTGATCGAATTGCTGGTGGTGATGACGATCCTGTCGTTGTTGCTCACGCTGGCAACCCCACGTTATTTCGGCAGTGTCGAGCGTGCCAAGGAGGAGATCCTGCGTAGTGATCTGGCGACCTTGCGACAAATGGTGGATAAATATTACGGTGAGACAGGCCAGTATCCCGCTGAACTCAATGATCTGGTCACCCATCGTTACCTTCGGGCGATTCCTGAGGATCCGATGACGGGCAGTGCGACGACGTGGGTGCTGGTACCTCCCGAAGATCCCCAGCAAGGTGCGATCTATGATGTGAAAAGTGGCGCACCGGGCAAAGCGCGTGATGGAACAGCGTATGCGCAGTGGTAG
- a CDS encoding bactofilin family protein: protein MRSESGKIEGDLEVKEDFALYGMVTGSILVTGGVLHLHGMCVKNLVVRPGGTAKLHGMVNGDAVNEGGSLEVHGTVSGAVRTVNGTTMVSPSAVVVRGVSQASGDNSQAVGLIGGAALGAAIGGPVGAVVGGVIGAILGKESKGLG, encoded by the coding sequence ATGCGATCTGAAAGCGGAAAGATTGAAGGCGATCTTGAAGTAAAGGAGGATTTCGCTCTTTACGGAATGGTCACCGGAAGCATCTTAGTAACGGGCGGAGTTCTTCACCTGCATGGTATGTGCGTAAAGAACCTCGTTGTTCGTCCTGGTGGCACTGCGAAGCTCCACGGCATGGTGAACGGAGACGCAGTAAACGAGGGGGGCTCGCTGGAGGTTCACGGCACGGTGAGTGGCGCCGTTCGCACGGTAAATGGAACGACCATGGTTTCACCCTCTGCGGTCGTTGTGCGCGGAGTATCTCAAGCTAGCGGCGACAATTCGCAGGCTGTTGGGCTTATCGGTGGTGCAGCGCTTGGGGCCGCAATCGGTGGCCCAGTTGGTGCGGTTGTTGGCGGCGTTATCGGTGCAATTCTCGGCAAAGAATCGAAGGGGCTTGGCTGA